The Ziziphus jujuba cultivar Dongzao chromosome 5, ASM3175591v1 genome segment ATGTCTTTTCAAGCAATTTTCCAAATTCATGAATTTttgatgataaaaataaattaattagttaggtaagtgattttatttttttaaagaataattagATATGTGATTTagacttttaaattattttttcccccttttttctttttattggtgTGCTAAGGGAGGCATATCTTGGCAcgttttgtttctttgttttcttgaaaACCATGAATTTTATTACACAAAGCAACAACTATATATGGTCGAGTGATGAAAAggatatacacatataaaacatcaatttattcACCGAAAAAACAAACATCaacttatttatttcctttgttGTGCCCAACTCCTCTTGGCAATGATTTGGACATGCCCCACTACCTTTCTTATGATTATTTAGTTTATAGTaaaatataatgtttttttttttttttaacttgttattaacaatatatgaaattgaaattaactTTCAGGGCTATGGAACAGAGGAAAGGACGCAAAAGAAACAACATATTTGTACACTTGATGGAACCGTTGATTGGAATGGTCACCCTGCAATCCGAGGGACAACAGGATCTTGGGTTGCCGGAATTCTGATTTTGGGTATACATACCATTTTCATGGCGTATATTATTAGATATATATGCTGCTTAAAATCTTTATATATcagatttaattaattaattttatataattaatagaaaaagaaagaaagaaagaaagaaagaaataatattggttttattaataataaaataacatatatatatatatatatatacttcagTGAATCAAGGGTTGGCTACATTGGCCTTCTTTGGAGTAGGAGTGAACTTGGTGTTGTTCTTGACGAGGGTGTTGGGGCAAGACAACGCAGAGGCAGCAAACAATGTCAGCAAATGGACTGGAACTGTCTACATCTTCTCTCTTCTTGGTGCTTTCCTCAGTGACTCCTACTGGGGGAGGTTCAAAACGTGTGCAATCTTCCAACTCATCTTTGTCCTTGTaagtctttttctttctttctttctttcttttattttattttttcttttttcatttcttgCATGCATGCACGTGTATCAAACATAGGTACATACAATATAAATGTCAATATTCAAAGTTTATTGAATTGATTATTTATAGAGATGGGCCTCTCATGTCCAAAACAAAAGTGATAAATTATTGATTTACATATTTGTCCTTTAGCTACGTTCCCATAATATTCAATGACTTACAGTTGGAAAGTCTCTTAATTAATATCTTTGCAACACTTATATTTAGTTAGCAATATTATgactttaatattaaaaaaaagaaataaaaaaaaatcaagatctCAATTCATGGATTGCTCAAAATTGATTAATCTATAAAGTTTCATGTACAAAATATGGTagatatagttatatatatacttatagagTAGAAGTTTTATGTATTATGGCAGGGCTTGGCTTCATTATCACTATGCTCCTACCTATTCTTACTCAAGCCTAGAGGTTGTGGTGACAAAGAAACCCGCTGCGGAGGTCATTCTGGATTCCACATGGCATTCTTCTACATTTCCATCTACCTAACTGCCCTTGGTAATGGAGGTTACCAACCCAACATAGCTACATTTGGTGCAGACCAATTTGATGAAGAAGACCCTAAAGAGGGGCTCTCAAAGGTTGCTTTCTTCAGCTATTTCTACTTGGCTTTGAATCTTGGCTCTCTCTTTTCAAACACAATCTTGGGCTATTTTGAGGATGAAGGGATGTGGACACTTGGCTTTTGGGCATCTGCTGGCTCTGCTTTCTTAGCATTGGTCTTGTTCCTTTGTGGAACTCCAAGATACAGACACTTTAAACCCAGTGGCAACCCTCTTTCCAGGTGTTGCCAAGTCATCATTTCTGCTTCAAGGAAATGGAAGGTTGAGATTATGCCAGCTGTAGAAGACAATCTCTATGAGGAAGCTGCAAAGGAGAGCTCTAAAAATGGGGCTAGAAAGATACTCCACACTGAAGGATTTAAGTATGTATTACTCATATTTCATGAAAACTTTTTGTTACCCACATGTATTTCACAATTACAACCAAAAGGATAACCAAGGTTAATGCTAATTGAAATTCATACAATGTTGATCATGCCTACAGATTCTTGGATAGGGCGGCCTACATGACGGAAAAAGAGCTGTACCATTTGGAGAAGGATGATGGTGTAAGGAATCCATGGCGGCTTTGCACAGTGACACAAGTTGAGGAAGTAAAATGTATACTGAGACTGCTCCCCATTTGGCTCTGCACAATTCTCTACTCTGTAGTTTTCACTCAAATGGCTTCCTTATTTGTGGAACAAGGTGCTGCAATGAAAACCAACATAGCAAGTTTCCATATTCCTCCTGCAAGCATGTCGAGCTTTGACATACTCAGCGTAGCAGCTTTCATTTTCATATACCGGAGAGTTCTGGACCCTCTCTTTGCAAGACTTAAGAATAACAGCAACCCTAAAGGACTCACAGAGCTGCAAAGGATGGGAATTGGACTTGTCATTGCAATATTGGCAATGGTATCTGCTGGCGTTGTTGAGTATTTCCGACTGAAGTATTCAAGAAAGGATTGTGGAAGCAACTGCGAAAGTCCGAGTTCTTTGAGCATATTTTGGCAAGTTCCACAATACATTCTGATTGGAGCATCAGAGGTGTTCATGTATGTTGGACAGCTAGAGTTTTTTAATGGACAAACTCCTGACGGGTTGAAGAGCTTTGGGAGTGCTCTTTGTATGACTTCAATATCACTTGGAAATTATGTGAGCAGCTTGCTAGTGACCATTGTGATGAAATTCTCTACGAGGGATGATATGCCTGGTTGGATCCCAGGAAATCTTAACAAGGGCCATTTGGACAGGTTCTATTTCCTTTTGGCTGCTTTGACAACTGCTGATCTTCTGGTCTACTTTCTGTGTGCAAAGTGGTACAAGTATACAACGTTTGAAGAAAGAAACGAAGAGGACACCAATAATAATATTGCTAATAGACATGCTGAGCTTAAGGTCTAAGTTAGTTAATTAGGTTAATTATGGTTTTGgtggtttaattaatttctaagttTTGGTGTAttctatatgtatgtatatataaataaaggcTGAGAGTGAGAGGTGGGGACAAACAATAGTGTTAATGAGGGATCTTTGTGTCTAAATGTTTGCAATGACGCTTAGAGATATGTATGCATTTTATATTTCTCTAAGCAGAGCatttatatatgaaaggtgTTGTAAGGATATAAAGTTGATGTAAATTTCATGTAATTTGCGATCTCTTTTATATCTAGAAGCTCAAAAAATAGTAGACTCTAAATGCCAAAAGTTTACCAAAATGTGGGCATAGAAATAACTTCTCTTTCAGGATATCAGGTGAAGAACCAGAATGGTTATGGGATAGCCACCAATTTTATCCCTGCAACGGGAACCAAAATTCGGAATGTGATATGAGACAGAGCAAGAAGAGCCCCAATACCACATACATACTGGTGTCTGTTTGCGCCAAATTTGGTCGTCCATTATCAATTTATGCATATTGAAGAAGACGAAGAGGGTGAAGGAGGAGAAGAGGGGTAGATGATCATCATTTTGTGCATGATTTTTGCCGGTTGGGATTTGGGTGGTCCATTATCTAGCGCATGATTTTTGTTGCTGGTGGGGTTTTTGGTCATCCATTATGTATGAATGAGTTGCTTCAAAGTGGGTAGTTTCTTTCTGGCTTAATTCCAATCCATTTGATTATTGAACTACTCTAGAGTGAAGTTTGAAAACCATATCTACATATGGTTAAAACATATATCTACCATAAAATTTCTCTCGAGTCCATTTATGAGTTAAATCTGCCTGTTCTTTTTATTAACAGGTCCATTGATTGGACAGGCTTAGAATATGTTAGATTTCAAAACCTatgaaaaattgtttttgaatctcaacttaaatgaaaaataacaagaaaatgAAGTCGATATGTACGCTTTTATATAAAAAGACTCTTCTAAGTGCAAAACTTTTACCAACAAGTGGCCATAGAAATAACTTCTCTTTTATTTCTACTTGGTATTGAATCAGCTTGCATATCCCACTACAAAGTGCAACATCTTGGAAGTTAGAAAGttcttatttgaaaattaagtgATTGAGTGAAAGTTAATTTAATATGAAACTaatgatagaaaataaaataaaattaataatttgataaatcaaCTAGGATGGAATTAGAATTATCTACGAGTCATACCAAACTTTTAGGGTGAACCCTCTTCTTTTTCACTTGGCAGTTGTAGTTGTGCATGGTACTAATGCATCCAAACTTCCTCTTCATCTCTCCCCAcaaactaattttctttttccccatgcCAACATTGCTTCTACAACCACCTTCAATCTCTCTTTTCATTATAGAGCACTTTCTTTCAAGTTCCATAACCTTTTTGCTCATTTTCTCCATTTGTATCCTCATTTTTTCCTCTCCACAACCATGCTCtacttcctcctcctcctcatcatcttgaGCTTTGTCATCAGAAAAGCCTTGAACCTCCTTCATGATTGTGTCTCGAAGCTGTAATTGCCTGACAAACAGTACCTGAACCACCACTCTTAGTGGCAATCTTTCATTGTTGCCAGCATGTTCACAAGCTTCAATGGACATCTTTTGGCAATCTAATAGCTGACACACTTCCTCTCTCTCCGACTCTGTCAAGTGCCTATGCTTGTTTAAGTAGATATCAATAGCCTTGTACAGTCCATCAGAGCTTCGATGTGTCCCCAGTGATGCTGCAACCGACATTTCTGCTAATGTAATAAATGTCTCTACCTTCAAATCGATGTCACTTGCAACTTCTGTCAAGAACTCTTCAATAAGTTCTGCCACTGCAATAGATTTTGCTATATTTGAAGCAGAGATGCGTGGAGCAGAGAAGCTTTCATAGAAATGTTTTACAATTCTCTTCACACAATCAATGTCATATTGCACTTCCCTTGCATAGCCTAGTGAAGGTATGAGGAGGTCTTTGGCTTTCGCTTCGTCAAGTTGTTTTCCAATCCTCATCTCAAAACCATTTCTGCAATCAGAACTAGCTTCCAAGACAATTGCAAATCTCagcatttcaaataataatgtaCAAGGAAGAAGTCCTTGAACATGAGGCAAAAGCCTCTCCACTGCTTCGAGGATTTccttttgggattttctcctgCAGATTGACATCTTTTCCCCTTCTGTGAAGCTGGAAAAGACCCATTTCTTTGCATAATTACAAAGGGATGCAGTTATATACTCAGATGGGACTCCACGCTGACTCATTTCGTGGATCACAGGCTCATATAGCTGAAGAGAAAGTGTTGTCAGATCCTCAGGCTTCCAATCAAGGACAAAGAGCCTTCTTGCATTTTGCCTATGTACATCACCTTCGTCCTCACTATGATCATctacaaacattttttttattggatctCCAAGAAGGCGGGGATTGTTGATTGCCTTTGTAATGATGGACTCTATACAAGCATCAACTAGGCCAAGCTCCATGGCTTGTGGAAGAACATTTTCTGTAGATTGGAAAGCCTTAATTGTTTCATTCCAGCTAGGGAGTATTTTCTGCTTAAAATGGGTCAGAGTTTTTAATAGTAGATTGTTTCTGCTGCGACTTTCAGTCATCCCCAAGTAGTGAGCAAGACAACTGAGAGGGACAACATTTTCTGTGGAAATTTGGAGCTCGTAACCATGGCAGAATCT includes the following:
- the LOC107428812 gene encoding protein NRT1/ PTR FAMILY 7.2, yielding MACLNVCKEQGYGTEERTQKKQHICTLDGTVDWNGHPAIRGTTGSWVAGILILVNQGLATLAFFGVGVNLVLFLTRVLGQDNAEAANNVSKWTGTVYIFSLLGAFLSDSYWGRFKTCAIFQLIFVLGLASLSLCSYLFLLKPRGCGDKETRCGGHSGFHMAFFYISIYLTALGNGGYQPNIATFGADQFDEEDPKEGLSKVAFFSYFYLALNLGSLFSNTILGYFEDEGMWTLGFWASAGSAFLALVLFLCGTPRYRHFKPSGNPLSRCCQVIISASRKWKVEIMPAVEDNLYEEAAKESSKNGARKILHTEGFKFLDRAAYMTEKELYHLEKDDGVRNPWRLCTVTQVEEVKCILRLLPIWLCTILYSVVFTQMASLFVEQGAAMKTNIASFHIPPASMSSFDILSVAAFIFIYRRVLDPLFARLKNNSNPKGLTELQRMGIGLVIAILAMVSAGVVEYFRLKYSRKDCGSNCESPSSLSIFWQVPQYILIGASEVFMYVGQLEFFNGQTPDGLKSFGSALCMTSISLGNYVSSLLVTIVMKFSTRDDMPGWIPGNLNKGHLDRFYFLLAALTTADLLVYFLCAKWYKYTTFEERNEEDTNNNIANRHAELKV
- the LOC107428803 gene encoding BTB/POZ domain-containing protein At5g17580 isoform X3 — protein: MCSFMQELLAAKSSMLASLLKEKSQEGLLHFLRDIPANPETFELVARFCHGYELQISTENVVPLSCLAHYLGMTESRSRNNLLLKTLTHFKQKILPSWNETIKAFQSTENVLPQAMELGLVDACIESIITKAINNPRLLGDPIKKMFVDDHSEDEGDVHRQNARRLFVLDWKPEDLTTLSLQLYEPVIHEMSQRGVPSEYITASLCNYAKKWVFSSFTEGEKMSICRRKSQKEILEAVERLLPHVQGLLPCTLLFEMLRFAIVLEASSDCRNGFEMRIGKQLDEAKAKDLLIPSLGYAREVQYDIDCVKRIVKHFYESFSAPRISASNIAKSIAVAELIEEFLTEVASDIDLKVETFITLAEMSVAASLGTHRSSDGLYKAIDIYLNKHRHLTESEREEVCQLLDCQKMSIEACEHAGNNERLPLRVVVQVLFVRQLQLRDTIMKEVQGFSDDKAQDDEEEEEVEHGCGEEKMRIQMEKMSKKVMELERKCSIMKREIEGGCRSNVGMGKKKISLWGEMKRKFGCISTMHNYNCQVKKKRVHPKSLV
- the LOC107428803 gene encoding BTB/POZ domain-containing protein At5g17580 isoform X2; the encoded protein is MQIQRTYKTMTNRESRDISSWLSKSASPSDVQLYAGGVPFTLNKELLAAKSSMLASLLKEKSQEGLLHFLRDIPANPETFELVARFCHGYELQISTENVVPLSCLAHYLGMTESRSRNNLLLKTLTHFKQKILPSWNETIKAFQSTENVLPQAMELGLVDACIESIITKAINNPRLLGDPIKKMFVDDHSEDEGDVHRQNARRLFVLDWKPEDLTTLSLQLYEPVIHEMSQRGVPSEYITASLCNYAKKWVFSSFTEGEKMSICRRKSQKEILEAVERLLPHVQGLLPCTLLFEMLRFAIVLEASSDCRNGFEMRIGKQLDEAKAKDLLIPSLGYAREVQYDIDCVKRIVKHFYESFSAPRISASNIAKSIAVAELIEEFLTEVASDIDLKVETFITLAEMSVAASLGTHRSSDGLYKAIDIYLNKHRHLTESEREEVCQLLDCQKMSIEACEHAGNNERLPLRVVVQVLFVRQLQLRDTIMKEVQGFSDDKAQDDEEEEEVEHGCGEEKMRIQMEKMSKKVMELERKCSIMKREIEGGCRSNVGMGKKKISLWGEMKRKFGCISTMHNYNCQVKKKRVHPKSLV
- the LOC107428803 gene encoding BTB/POZ domain-containing protein At5g17580 isoform X1; protein product: MFQLHFPEFGISVQARGLLQLGFLVLQSLYRCLVRLRNSTGILLFQKMQIQRTYKTMTNRESRDISSWLSKSASPSDVQLYAGGVPFTLNKELLAAKSSMLASLLKEKSQEGLLHFLRDIPANPETFELVARFCHGYELQISTENVVPLSCLAHYLGMTESRSRNNLLLKTLTHFKQKILPSWNETIKAFQSTENVLPQAMELGLVDACIESIITKAINNPRLLGDPIKKMFVDDHSEDEGDVHRQNARRLFVLDWKPEDLTTLSLQLYEPVIHEMSQRGVPSEYITASLCNYAKKWVFSSFTEGEKMSICRRKSQKEILEAVERLLPHVQGLLPCTLLFEMLRFAIVLEASSDCRNGFEMRIGKQLDEAKAKDLLIPSLGYAREVQYDIDCVKRIVKHFYESFSAPRISASNIAKSIAVAELIEEFLTEVASDIDLKVETFITLAEMSVAASLGTHRSSDGLYKAIDIYLNKHRHLTESEREEVCQLLDCQKMSIEACEHAGNNERLPLRVVVQVLFVRQLQLRDTIMKEVQGFSDDKAQDDEEEEEVEHGCGEEKMRIQMEKMSKKVMELERKCSIMKREIEGGCRSNVGMGKKKISLWGEMKRKFGCISTMHNYNCQVKKKRVHPKSLV